The Solidesulfovibrio carbinolicus region AAATGCCTATAGAGAAGTGGAGTTCCTGGCAACTCAACTCCAAAAAAAAATTATACAGTTCAAACAAGATGATGGAACTCGCGTAAAAGTTTGCATAATCACAAAACAAAAGTACCATGACGGGAAGGGCGTGCATCCATTCGTATAGACGAAGATCTTTTGCCCCATATTTTAGCCTTAAGAGAAAAATTCACAAAATACAAGATAAAAGATGTTTATCAATTCACAAGCGCATATACGTGGAGAGTCTATGAGCTATTAGTTCAAAATAAGGACATTAAAAAACGCGAATTTGATCTTGAAGAATTCAAATGGAAAGTCGGTGTTACCGAAAAATATAGCGCAATCGGTGACTTAAAAAAACGAGTTATAGAACCGTCTGTTTATGAAATCAACAAGTACTCGGACATTAAAGTACAATACGACCAAGTGAAACGAGGGAGACGAGTCACTGGGTTCATTTTTTACATCACAGAAAACCAAGACACTAAAACACACCAGAAAAAAGTCCGAGACAAAGTAGAGCGGGCATTCCCGCCGCAACCTCCCAAAAACCCGGATTTTGCCCTCCGATTGAGGGAAGAATTTAAAGTCAGCCCGAAGCAAGCCGACCAACTGGCCCGCTTATGGGAGGGACGAGAAGCCCAGGCGGAAAAGTTCCTGGCCAGGATCAAGCGGGACCATGAGGCCGGGACAGTTAAAAGCCTGGGGGGGCTGACCTTCAAAATTCTCC contains the following coding sequences:
- a CDS encoding replication initiation protein, translating into MKKREFDLEEFKWKVGVTEKYSAIGDLKKRVIEPSVYEINKYSDIKVQYDQVKRGRRVTGFIFYITENQDTKTHQKKVRDKVERAFPPQPPKNPDFALRLREEFKVSPKQADQLARLWEGREAQAEKFLARIKRDHEAGTVKSLGGLTFKILRNEGQKEFLPGV